In a genomic window of Cryptomeria japonica unplaced genomic scaffold, Sugi_1.0 HiC_scaffold_568, whole genome shotgun sequence:
- the LOC131035451 gene encoding SKP1-like protein 1B, with product MAKDCKVKLKSSDDEMFEVDEAVAFESETIKNMIEDTGVESVVPLLNVNSKISELDVKTWDKEFVKVDQATLFDIIQAANYLNIENLLDLTCQTVADMIKGKTPEEIRMIFNIKNDYTPEEEEEVRRENQWAFD from the exons ATGGCGAAGGATTGTAAAGTGAAATTGAAGAGCTCAGATGATGAAATGTTCGAGGTTGATGAGGCCGTGGCATTTGAATCTGAAACAATCAAGAATATGATTGAGGATACAGGCGTGGAGAGCGTCGTGCCCTTGCTGAATGTGAACAGTAAGATTTCGGAGTTGGATGTGAAGACGTGGGATAAGGAGTTCGTGAAGGTGGATCAAGCTACCCTTTTTGATATTATACAG GCTGCAAACTATCTGAATATAGAGAATCTTCTGGACTTAACGTGCCAAACTGTAGCTGACATGATTAAGGGCAAAACACCAGAAGAGATCCGAATGATATTTAACATAAAAAATGACTACACTCCTGAAGAGGAGGAAGAAGTCAGGCGTGAAAATCAATGGGCCTTTGACTAA